The Komagataeibacter xylinus DNA window GAACCAGAAAATTCGGCCACGCCAGATGCTCACCCATTCAACGGTTCGTCTCCTCGAAGTAAAAAAAACAGGTGCGCTGGAAAACATCAATGCACCTGATGAACGTGACCGGGTGTTGAAACGCCTTGGATGTTCTGATCAGGAAGTAAAATGCCCAACATAGAGTTACAGTATTTCGCCCAGCTTCAGGATGAAGTCGGACGGGCACACGAAAGACGGCACACATCGGCCCCGACGGCCGCCGCACTGTATGATGAACTCCGTGCTGCATACGGCTTTGCGCTGGCGCCCGCCTGCATGCGTGTTGCGATCAACGCTGCCTTCGCCCCGTGGGAGCAGCCTCTGGGCGAAGGTGATCATGTTGTCTTCATACCACCGGTGACAGGCGGATGAGCGACTTCATCATGGCGGATGCGCCGGTTGACATCAGCGCCCTGCGCAGGGCGCTGATGGTTCCTGAAGCAGGCGGATTCTGTTCTTTTGAGGGATGGGTCAGGGAGACAAACGAAGGTCAGACCGTGTCCGGCATCGATTACAATGCGTTCGTTCCACTGGCGCTGACGGAAGGGCAGGCCATCGTGCAGGAGGTGAAACAGCGTTTTGCCATCTGCCGTGCAACCGCCATGCATCGGACTGGGTACCTGCCGGTCGGTGAAACGGCAGTATGGATTGGTGTCTCCGCTGCCCATCGCGATGCGGCTTTTAGTGCCTGCCGTTACATCATTGATGAAATCAAGCAGCGCGTTCCGATCTGGAAAAAGGAGCATTATGCGAGCGGTGAGGTCGGATGGGTGCCGTGCCACACCCTCTGACTACTGAACCGTGCCCACCTGAGTTCGAGGCTGCCATAATGTCCACTCTTTTTTACTCGCTAGATGTCAGTGCCCTGTCCTGTCCGGATGAGAACTTCAGCCTGAACGTGGCAGAAGAAGTACCGGTCAGCCTCCTGTTCAACGGGATCTTTCCGTATGGCACGATGATGATGACGCCTGCAGATCTGGAGGACTTCGCCCATGGATACTGTATAACCGAACAGATCGTCGGTTCAGTCGCAGATATTCGTTCGGTGAACATTGTAGCAGCGGAAGACGGTCTGACCCTTGATATTTTTATAAGGGGCAGGGCGCTGACGCGGCTCATGCGCCGTAATGTCCGCATGCAGACAGGGCATTCGAGTTGTGGCATATGCGGCAGTGAGACTGTACCGGAATATGACGCTGTAGCAGCAGCCCCGTTGGGGGAGGGGCCATCCCTATCGGTAACAGCAATACGCAATGCATTGCATGAACTGCGGAAGTGGCAGACGCTGAACGCGGCGACACGGATGGTCCACGCCGCTGCATGGGCGAATAATAACGGCAATATTCACATGATCCGGGAGGACGTGGGCCGACATAATGCGCTTGATAAACTGATTGGTGTGCGTGCGAGCCACCCCGACGTTTTCCACGAGGGTTTCTGTCTGCTGACAAGCCGGTATTCGTTTGAGATGGCGCTCAAGACAGTGCGGGCCGGTATTGCCGTCGTGGTCGCGATTTCCGCCCCGACGTATCGCGCCTTCCGTACCGCTGAAAAGATGAACCAGACCCTAATTGCCATTGCGCGACAGGACGAGCAGACGCTGTTCTGCGGCGGCAGGCGTCTTACGGGATTGTATCCCACATCCTGAACAAATAAAAAGCT harbors:
- a CDS encoding MoaD/ThiS family protein; translation: MPNIELQYFAQLQDEVGRAHERRHTSAPTAAALYDELRAAYGFALAPACMRVAINAAFAPWEQPLGEGDHVVFIPPVTGG
- a CDS encoding molybdenum cofactor biosynthesis protein MoaE: MSDFIMADAPVDISALRRALMVPEAGGFCSFEGWVRETNEGQTVSGIDYNAFVPLALTEGQAIVQEVKQRFAICRATAMHRTGYLPVGETAVWIGVSAAHRDAAFSACRYIIDEIKQRVPIWKKEHYASGEVGWVPCHTL
- the fdhD gene encoding formate dehydrogenase accessory sulfurtransferase FdhD; its protein translation is MSTLFYSLDVSALSCPDENFSLNVAEEVPVSLLFNGIFPYGTMMMTPADLEDFAHGYCITEQIVGSVADIRSVNIVAAEDGLTLDIFIRGRALTRLMRRNVRMQTGHSSCGICGSETVPEYDAVAAAPLGEGPSLSVTAIRNALHELRKWQTLNAATRMVHAAAWANNNGNIHMIREDVGRHNALDKLIGVRASHPDVFHEGFCLLTSRYSFEMALKTVRAGIAVVVAISAPTYRAFRTAEKMNQTLIAIARQDEQTLFCGGRRLTGLYPTS